The following are encoded in a window of Pseudomonas graminis genomic DNA:
- a CDS encoding Pr6Pr family membrane protein, with protein MPSPTLQLSPGGRRFVITAAMLGWFGLAVQLYLILWSRWIDHASLLGGLVRFCSFFTVVTNTLVAVALSCAVIDRHSAGARFFRSPVVCAGITTSIVLVSLAYNLLLRHLWTPEGWQWIADELLHDIMPLLFLAYWLFFVPKGLLKPRHVLMWMLYPVVYFGYLLVRGNAFGDYLYPFLDIGTLGVVRALTNALGVLAGFVGIGWIVFAIDKALGRKEHY; from the coding sequence ATGCCCAGCCCCACGTTGCAGCTGTCTCCAGGCGGGCGCCGCTTTGTCATCACGGCCGCCATGCTCGGCTGGTTCGGGCTTGCGGTGCAGCTGTACCTGATTCTCTGGAGTCGATGGATCGACCACGCCAGTCTTCTCGGCGGGCTCGTGCGGTTTTGCAGCTTCTTCACCGTAGTGACCAACACGCTGGTGGCAGTGGCACTCAGCTGTGCGGTCATCGACCGGCATTCAGCGGGGGCTCGGTTTTTCCGCTCCCCCGTGGTCTGCGCGGGGATCACCACCAGCATTGTTCTGGTGAGCCTCGCCTACAACCTGCTGCTGCGGCATCTGTGGACACCCGAAGGCTGGCAGTGGATCGCCGATGAATTGCTGCACGACATCATGCCGTTGCTGTTTCTCGCCTACTGGTTGTTCTTTGTCCCCAAAGGCCTGTTGAAACCCCGGCATGTGCTGATGTGGATGCTGTATCCCGTCGTGTACTTCGGCTATTTGCTGGTGCGCGGAAATGCCTTCGGCGACTACCTCTATCCATTTCTCGATATCGGCACGCTGGGCGTGGTCAGGGCGCTGACCAATGCGTTAGGCGTGCTCGCGGGTTTTGTGGGAATAGGGTGGATCGTTTTCGCAATAGACAAGGCGTTGGGCCGCAAAGAGCACTACTAG
- a CDS encoding siderophore-interacting protein, with product MNAPQGIHRVSHEIKRRKLAVLRVTDITPRMRRITLHGPELAGFISLGTDDHVKLLFATTPEEQAALDREAPLQNAEGPRPAMRDYTPRRYDPQTGELDIDFVLHGDGPAATWAAQAEVGQTLNIAGPRGSMIVPDMFDSYLLIGDETALPAIGRRLEALPVGRRALVVVEIDDAAERQALTSEAQIEVIWVVRGEQDLLDVTRQLTLPPGSLYAWVGTESSLSRKVRRVLLDDFKLEEAAVKAAGYWRAEGSDEE from the coding sequence ATGAATGCACCACAGGGGATTCACCGCGTCAGCCACGAGATCAAACGTCGCAAGCTGGCAGTGTTGAGGGTGACCGACATCACCCCGCGCATGCGCCGCATCACCCTGCACGGGCCGGAGCTGGCAGGGTTCATCAGTCTGGGCACGGACGACCACGTCAAACTGTTGTTCGCCACCACGCCCGAAGAGCAGGCGGCGCTGGACAGAGAGGCGCCGTTGCAAAACGCTGAAGGCCCGCGTCCGGCGATGCGCGATTACACCCCGCGGCGCTACGACCCGCAGACCGGCGAGCTGGACATTGACTTCGTGCTGCATGGCGACGGTCCAGCGGCGACCTGGGCGGCCCAGGCTGAGGTCGGACAAACGCTGAATATCGCCGGGCCTCGGGGTTCGATGATCGTGCCGGACATGTTCGACAGCTACCTGCTGATCGGCGACGAGACCGCCCTCCCCGCCATCGGTCGCCGGCTGGAAGCGCTGCCAGTCGGTCGGCGTGCGCTGGTGGTGGTCGAAATCGATGACGCAGCGGAGCGCCAGGCGCTGACCAGCGAGGCGCAGATCGAGGTCATCTGGGTGGTGCGTGGCGAGCAGGATCTGCTTGATGTAACGCGCCAATTGACCCTGCCCCCAGGCAGTCTGTATGCCTGGGTAGGGACCGAATCGTCCCTGTCACGCAAGGTGCGGCGCGTGCTGCTGGATGACTTCAAGCTGGAAGAAGCGGCGGTAAAAGCTGCGGGCTACTGGCGTGCGGAGGGTTCGGACGAGGAATGA
- a CDS encoding VF530 family DNA-binding protein: MTTPNNNPLHGVTLEQILIALVEHYEWSGLAERIDIRCFKSDPSIKSSLTFLRKTPWAREKVEGLYIKLARTKRP; the protein is encoded by the coding sequence ATGACCACACCCAACAACAACCCGCTGCACGGCGTGACGCTGGAGCAGATCCTCATCGCGCTGGTCGAGCATTACGAGTGGTCGGGCCTGGCCGAACGGATCGACATTCGCTGCTTCAAGAGCGATCCGAGCATTAAGTCCAGCCTGACGTTTTTGCGCAAGACGCCCTGGGCGCGGGAGAAGGTCGAAGGGTTGTACATCAAGCTGGCGCGCACCAAGCGGCCCTGA